One genomic window of Glycine soja cultivar W05 chromosome 9, ASM419377v2, whole genome shotgun sequence includes the following:
- the LOC114367255 gene encoding indole-3-pyruvate monooxygenase YUCCA2-like, translating to MDYLKELEGKSVHDCYHHHQQQQIKMSKMASPIFVPGPVIVGAGPSGLAAAACLIQKGIIPSLILERAQCLASMWQFKTYDRLRLHLPKQFCQLPLMPFPKNLPSYPTKQQFLAYLKAYADHFDIKPVFSQTVVSAEFDHVCQLWRVKTRGVIKKEDTAEYVCQWLIVATGECAEEVVPQIEGMGEFEGQIVHTSKYKSGSMFCGKNVLVVGCGNSGMEVCLDLCNHNARPSLVVRDTVHILPQQMLGKSTFGLSMFLLKWFPIRFVDQFLLLMSHLMLGDTAQFGLRRPKLGPLELKNLYGKTPVLDVGTLTQIKNGKIKVCRGIKRLARNAVEFVDGKVENFDAMVLATGYKSNVPSWLKGSDMFSEKDGFPRKPFPNGWKGENGLYAVGFTKRGLLGASIDAKRIAEDIEHSWKAEAKHVLEFPRPLA from the exons ATGGACTACTTGAAGGAACTAGAAGGAAAAAGTGTCCATGATTGTTATCACCATCACCAGCAGCAGCAGATAAAGATGAGTAAAATGGCAAGCCCTATATTTGTTCCGGGACCAGTTATAGTAGGAGCTGGTCCCTCAGGGCTAGCTGCAGCAGCTTGCCTTATACAGAAAGGCATCATTCCAAGCCTCATCCTTGAAAGAGCTCAATGCTTAGCTTCAATGTGGCAGTTCAAGACTTATGATCGCCTCAGGCTTCATCTCCCAAAGCAATTCTGCCAGCTCCCTCTCATGCCATTCCCCAAAAACTTGCCTTCTTATCCCACAAAACAGCAATTCTTGGCCTACCTTAAGGCCTATGCTGACCACTTTGACATAAAACCTGTCTTCAGCCAGACTGTGGTCAGTGCTGAATTTGATCATGTGTGTCAGCTTTGGAGGGTCAAGACTCGAGGAGTAATCAAGAAAGAGGACACAGCAGAATATGTTTGCCAATGGCTTATAGTTGCTACTGGAGAGTGTGCTGAGGAAGTAGTGCCTCAAATTGAAGGGATGGGAGAGTTTGAAGGGCAGATTGTACACACTAGCAAGTATAAGAGTGGAAGCATGTTTTGTGGGAAGAATGTTTTGGTGGTTGGTTGTGGGAATTCAGGCATGGAGGTTTGTTTGGATCTCTGCAACCATAATGCTCGTCCTTCCCTAGTGGTTAGAGACACG GTGCATATCTTGCCTCAACAGATGCTAGGGAAATCAACTTTTGGTTTATCCATGTTCTTGCTCAAGTGGTTCCCCATACGTTTTGTGGATCAATTTTTGCTTCTAATGTCACATCTCATGCTTGGAGACACAGCTCAATTTGGACTTCGTCGTCCAAAACTTGGTCCTCTAGAGCTCAAGAACTTGTACGGAAAGACACCAGTTTTGGATGTTGGGACACTCACTCAGAtcaaaaatggaaaaattaaG GTTTGCCGGGGAATTAAACGACTAGCACGCAATGCAGTGGAGTTTGTTGATGGAAAAGTAGAGAACTTTGATGCTATGGTTCTAGCAACTGGTTACAAAAGCAATGTACCCTCTTGGTTAAAG GGTAGTGACATGTTTAGTGAAAAAGATGGATTTCCCCGGAAGCCATTCCCAAATGGATGGAAAGGTGAAAATGGACTCTATGCGGTGGGTTTCACCAAACGTGGCCTTCTTGGTGCATCTATTGATGCAAAGAGGATTGCTGAAGATATTGAACATAGCTGGAAAGCTGAGGCCAAGCATGTTTTGGAGTTCCCTCGTCCACTTGCGTGA